The Piliocolobus tephrosceles isolate RC106 chromosome 4, ASM277652v3, whole genome shotgun sequence genome contains the following window.
GGGGTAtaagtcagaaaaaaagagacaaggtccCTGCACTTGTGACACTTACTTTGTGGTTGAAACAGCCAACAATCATAaacaagataatttcagataaaaataaatgctgtaaaggaaataaaaaagtagtTTTGGAGGTTATTTCTGCTTTGCAAAAGGATAAtctgtgttctttaaaaaaagcTTATTTAGTTTAGAAGTCTTGGGAAAcataatatgtttaataatttttatttgatttgagtCTCCCGAATAACACTGTTTCTCTATTTCAGATGAACAAGATTATCTTCAAGATGTGCAAAATGCATATGATTCTAACCACTGCTCAGTTTCTTCAGAGTTGACTTCCTCACAGCCAACTTCATTGCTCCCAAGAGACCAACAATGCGTTAATAGTTGTACCTCATCAGAAACAAGCTATGAAACGAATGAGAGTTCCCTCAATGAAAAATCACTCAAGGGACTTACTtctatacaaaatgaaaaaaatgtaacaggACTTGATCTTCTTTCTTCTGTGGATGGTGGTACTTCAGATGAAATCCAGCCTTTATATATGAGACGATGTAGTAAACCTATCTGTGATCTGATAAGTGACATGGGTAACTTAGTTCATGCAACTAATAGTGaagaagatattaaaaaattattgccagATGATTTTAAGTCTAATGCAAATTCCTCAATTGGATTGGATTTATCTTCAGTGTCAGATACTCCTTGTGTTTCTTCAACAGACCATGATAGTGATACTGTCAGAGAACCACAGAATGATATCAGTTCTGAATTACAAAATAGAGAAAtcagaggaataaaagaattgGGTATAAAAGTAGATACACTTTCAGATTCCTGTAATTACAGtggaacagaaaatttaaaagataaaaagatcttTAATCACTTAGAACCAATTGTTGATTTTAACATGTCATCTGCTTTGACTCAGCAAAGTTCCAAAATGTTTGATGCCAAAGACAAGCTACAACACAAGAGCCAGCCATGTGAATTACTAAAAGATGATGGcttagtaaaagaggaaatagATGTGGCAGTCATAACAGCTGCAGAATGTTTAAAAGAAGAGGGCAAGACAAGTGCTTTGACCTTCAGCCTTCCAAAAAGTGAAGATTTATGCTTAAATGATTTAAATTCAAGAGATGAAAATTTCAAATTACCTGACTTTTCCTTTCAGGAAGATAAGACTgttacatttataaaacaatctGCACAAGAAGACTCAAGAAATTTAGACCTTAAGGATAATGATGTAATCCAAGATTCCTCTTCAGCTTTACATGTTTCAGGTGAAGATTTGCAGTCCTCATTGTCCTGTCTTCCCGTACCTGGGTCTATGTGTGGATCATTAGTTGAAAGTAAAGCATGGGGTGATTTTTTACCTCAGCATGAACATAAAGATAATATACAAGATGCCGCGACTATACATGAAGAAATACAGAACAGTGTTGTTGTAGGTGGGGAACCATTCAAGGAGACTGATCttttgaaacaggaaaaatgtaaaaacatagtCCTTCAGCCATTAATTGAAGACAGAAAGATAGATCCTGACCAGATGGTAATCAGAGTTGCGTCTTTGGATGGTGGTGACACCAATTCTACAGTTGTAGAATCTCAAGAGGGGCTTTCTGGCACTAATGTCCTAGAGTCTTCCGATTGTTGTGAAGgttttattaatactttttcaAGCAATGATATGGATGGACAAGACTTAGATTACTTTAATATTGATGAAGGCACAAAAAGTGGCACactaattagtgatgctgaacttGATGCCTTTCTGACAGAACAGTATCTTCAGACCACTAACATAAAGTCTTTTGAAGAGAATGTAAATGACTCTAAATTGCAAATGAATCAGATAGATATGAAAGACTTAGATGACGGAAACATCAATAATGCATATTTCAATGCAGAAGCAGGAGCTATTGGGGAAAGTCACGGTATTAATATAATTTGTGAAACAGTtgataaacaaaatacaatagaaaatgGCCTTTCTTTAGGAGAAAAAAGCACAATTCCAGTTGAACAAGGCTTACTTACCAGTAAGTCTGAGATTACAAATGAATTATCAGTCTCTGATATTAATAGTCAATCTGTTGGAGGGGCCAGACCTAAGCAATTGTTTGGCCTTCCATCAAGAACAAGGAGTTCAAAAGACCTAAATAAGCCAGATGTTCCAAATACAATAGAAAGTGAACCCAGCATAGCAGATGCCATTGTTCCAGTCACTTGCGCTGTGGATTCTACAGCTGATCCTCAGGTTAGCTTCAACTCTAATTACATTGATATAGAAAGTAATTCTGAAGGTGGATCTTGTTCTGTAACTGCAAATGAAGATTCTCTACCTGAAAACACTTGCAAAGAAGGCTTGGTTTTGGGCCAGAAGCAGCCTACTTGGATTCCTGATTCAGAAGCTCCAAACTGTATGAACTGCCAAGTCaaatttacttttacaaaaagACGACACCATTGCCGAGCATGTGGGAAAGTAAgttataaaaatctttaaatcttttgttcttttgagacattttaaacaaatataatatGATAGAAAAGGCTGATTAACAGATAATTACAAGATTGAGTTAGTTTAAAATCAGTGTTTTTCATCTACCAGTCagggaaataaataaagcagtgtTATTTTGCCTATTGGTTGATGGTTGAATAAATGTTACATTGTCGGGGCATTAATTATATGCTGggaaatgagaaataattattaaattactaATTTTTGTGACATTTAAGAATATTTGTTCTTATCTCTGTAATATTGACACGTTGAATATTCCAGATTTGGTCAGATTCCGCTTTGTCCTCAAACATTTAATTTCAAGACCAATCTACAGCTAGCGTTGTGATCAGTGCCCAGGGAAACACTCCGGAGCAAATTGGCTTCCACAGGGTTCAGAATTCTGAGGCTGACCTTGAGTTCTGACTGGTAATAGTCAAGATAAAAAGACTGTCTATAAATTCTAAGGCTTGCCTATAGAAATcctattacatttttattcagatttttcagTAATATGTTGGTTTCAGATCAgtcctattttttttaacaaaataatattttactttaaaaagttttaaatgaagaATTAGATAACTTTTAATATTGTAAATGTATTCATTAAAGATAGTTTTTGTTCCCTTTCCAATGAACAGAATTGATTTAGAGGAATTCTCCTTATCAGAAATACGGTATCAAATTGTAGAAACTTCAtttaagttacaaaaaaaaaaaaagaatcatttaagaATTCCACCTATGATTATGGTGATTAGGAAATGATTTATATAATAAGGAAAAAGAGTTTTGGTTAATTAGGTTTAGGACCTCTCCACACTGCCTCCAGTAGgtgtaagtattattattattatttttttttattattatactttaagttctagggtacatgtgcacaacgtgctggtttgttatgtatgtatacatgtgtcatgttgctgtgctgctgcacccgttaactcgtcatttacattaggtatatctcctaatgctatctctccccccaccccaggacaggccccggtgtgtgatgttccccttcttgtgtccaagtgttctcattgttcaattcccacctatgagtaagaacatgtggtgtttggttttctgtccttgtgatagtttcctgagaatgatggtttccagcttcatctgtgtccctacaaaggacatgaactcatccttttttacagctgcatagtattccatggtgtatatgtgccacattttcttaatccagtctatcattgatgggcatttgggttggttccaagtctttgctattgtgaatagagccacaataaacatacgtgtgcatgtgtctttatagcagcatgatttataatcctttgggtgtatacccagtaatgggatggctgggtcaaatggtatttctagttctagatggtATAAGTAttcttgaaacaaaaataaatttgatattttattctttgtaggtATTTTGTGGTGTCTGTTGTAATAGGAAGAGTAAACTGCAATATCTAGAAAAGGAAGCAAGAGTATGTGTAGTCTGCTATGAAACTATTAGTAAAGGTGAGTATTAACTTGATGTATTTTCTTCCAGTAATTgaatatatgttaaaattaattGGATTGTGACAAAGataaacttctttattttcttaaggcAAGGACCTAGTGTTGAATTATCTGGCTTAGGTGGGACATCCCAAGGcttggtttctcttctttttgttccACTCTCACAATTAATACTACCAATCTGGAAAGGAAGCATTCAGTTTCTGGAGTGGCAGTTCATTAACTTTTAACAGGTACCAAGTCCCTAAATGCTGCATTTCATCTGcctatttgtttttgtcatcatcattgtcatgTTCATCATCTTAATCTAAATAAACACTTGTAGATACCTACCAATAAGTAGTactcaatattatttattaatagcaTAGGGCAAGATAATAGTTCAAACCCTATAGAAAATAACAACCTAAAATGATAGTACAAGATAAGGTGgtaatatttatgattttataaattcATAGGACTGCCACACTATTTGCACATTTTTGTCTcatctttttttgctttctcaACTTTAGAattttgcatatgtatacttCCCATTATTTCTTTGGCTCTCTAATTAGCTACAGTTATTAGAATTGTCCTGGTGGTCTTTGAGTTCTcacaggttgtgtgtgtgtggggtgtgtgtgtgtgtgtgttgtgttttttcCCCCAAGTCCATGTTTATTCTTTTGAGTACCACTTGGCATTTTCAAAGATTCGTTGACAGTTTAATTCCCAGCAAATATTACTTGGGCCTTTTTTGACCAGACTTGTGCACTACCTCAGGCACTGCTTCCTGTTAGCCAGGGGAATGAATACCTGATAataatctgtttttctcttttgaatgaaGATAACTTTTTTCAGCAATTTTCCAAAAAGCTCTGATGTCAGTCTGTTAGCCTGAGGTAAGCTGCTTTTCTCACTGCTGTTGACCTCTGCTCTGGAAGATAACAAAGTGTAAATCTTTTTATGTTTCCATGTTACCGCCATTGTTTATGAAGAGGTCAGTTTAAGTGcttatagttgttttttttttttcttatgctgtTTCAGTAGCCTAGAAGATGACTGCTGGTGCTGTTAGCCAAGGCAATCTGCTAGAATTCAGAAATTTTAGAGCAAGCTCCCACATAATTATCTCCcccagttaaaaataaattaagcatcCATGAAGATTTGAAACGTTATTTATGTTGACAGGTCAGATTTTTGGGTGAGCATTCAGACATATTTTGACTTTAAGGGTCCAGGAGGGGAGAAGATatgatcattaaagaaattcaGTAGAATACTGAAATCAAGCTTTGGTTTATCAAATAAAATACTGTGGAATTAGTTTATTTAGTTATCTGTTTAAATTTATCCTATTTTGATATAGCATATAGTTTCATTTACGGtgctatttattattaatttatatgcCACAGGAAAGcataaataaaagttaacatcAGCTTTAGGGTTGAAAATAATAgaagtgatcttttaaaataatggtatcaaatgagaagagaaagatgGTTCATGGGTTGTGAGACACATTACATGAAAGAttggaagaaaaagataatttgaatAGAGATAATAGGTAATGAGAAAGCTGTCCTGAGATTATGTGAGTTTCAAGGAAGCGCACATGTGAATGTAAAGTAAGTAGATTTGAGGCAAGTTAGAAATTACTTTGAAATCGAGAGTAAGATATTTGGACTTCACTTGGTTAATGGAAGCCATTTTATGAGTGCCATCATTCAGTGGCACTTGAGGAAGATTGTTTTAGCAGTGGCAACATTTATAGCAGATCAGTTTGGAGAAATGCTGAAGGGAGAGCTATCAATGTACCTTGTTTTCTGGATGAAGAATCACTCAACAGTATTCAGGCACTAGTCTGCATTCTGAAGCTCAAGCTGAGAGCAAAATAGAAGCTATATTCTCATGAAATTTATGAATGTATGTAGAGATGGATAGTAAACAAAAAGATATCAGATGGTGATACtaccttaaattaaaaaatttaaaaactgtaagaGTGATAGATAGTTAACAGATCAGTggcaaaaggaatttttttttttttttttgagatggagtctcactctgtcactcaggttggagtataattgtgcgatcttagctcattgcagcctccatctcccaggttcaagcagtcctcccacctcagcctccctggtagttgggaccacaggcacacactaccacgcccagctaattttttgtatttatgatagagatggggtttcaccatgtttcccaggctggtctcagagcAATCCTGAGCTTAAGTaatctacctgctttggcctcccaaagtattgggattacaagcgtgagccactgtgcctggccttaggtAGTATTTTTTATAATGTGGTCAGAGTAAGGCTTTATGGTAATATGACATGTGAGCAGAGTCTTGAAGGAGGTGAGATAATAAAGCTGTGTGAGTATGAGAAGAACATTCTAGGCCAAGGGACTAATAGGAGCAAAGATTCTAAGCTGTAGGAGTACTTACTTGAAGAACAAGGAGGTCTGGGTGGCTGGACCATAGCGAATGAGTGGGATTGTAGTGAGAGATGAGGTCAAACAGGTAACTGGGAAAGTAGAGGAGGTAAGGATGAATTATGTTGGGTCTTGTGAGCCATTGTAACAACTTAAATTTTCACTTTAGTtagccattaaaatattttaaacggGAATAATGAGATATGATTTATGTCTAAAAGAATCTCTCTAAACTATGTTGGAAATAGACTCTAGGGGTACAAGGACAAAAACAGAGACAGTCATGTTAAATAAGGGTTATTCTCTGTAGATATCAAATATACACCTTAGATATAATATTGAAATAACTTATTGGTAGCTTATCAAAGTGGCATGCTGCCAACTCAGACAGTATCTTTGCCAAGTGctacttctttttcttgattagccatttctttctttctccttacaacttgaaaaatagaatatttattgaaatttacTTCGAAGTAAATTACAAAAACATCTGAGATTTTAACACTATTGTTTTCCCCTTTATAGCTCAGGCATTTGAAAGGATGATGAGTCCAACTGGTTCTAATCTTAAATCTAATCATTCCGATGAATGTACTATTGTCCAGTCTCCTCAGGAGAACCAGACGTCCAGTATACCTTCACCAACAACTTTGCCAATCTCAGCACTTAAACAACCAAATGTTGAAGGTAATAGAAGAAAATGCTGTGTCTAAGCCTAAAGATAAATTATCAAAATAGAAATTCTCTAATGTAGCCAGAAATTCTCTAATGTAGTCAGGAAACAGAAACCAGATTAGATATCAAGAGGGATTTAATACAGGGAATTGGTTACACATGCAGCCTGGAAGACTGGAAGAGCAAAAAGTCTGTGCTCAAGTGCCTCAGCAATTAGTAACTGCAGTCAGCAACCACCACAACTGGAGTTTGGGGCTACAAAAGGGGAGAGGCTAGAGCTCAGTGTAGGAGCACCAGGAGGTGTTTGGATCTCAGATGTGGGAGTCAGAAACCATGGTCACAGCACCATCAAGAGGCCTCATAAAGTTGGTGCTCAGATGACTGAAGTAGAGCTCCAGATTTGATGTTAGGAATACTGAAAATCATGAGTCTAGCAGCTGTATCTAGCGGTGTTGCTGCTGCAAAGATCCTGGCAGGATCCAGAAACAAAgaattctttctcatttcttcccaCCTTATGGTCTCCCACCAGCGCCTGCTATTGGAAAAAGCTGACCAAAGCCAGTAACAAGAGTCTGGGAATTGCACTTTCCAGACTTCCAACCTGGCATCCACGAGCCCAGTTTAGAGGGTGAGCTTGGGTTTGAGAGGCGATAGATAAATAATTGTTCTATCTCCTTTTCCTTAAAAACCTATTTGTAgttgtgtattttaccacagtaataatgttttttaaatctatttttaaatcattgagTTATTGCTCGTTTTTACAACCAATTAGCATTTTGAGTAAGGCACATGTATGTCTTTACATATGAATTATTAGTCTCTTACATGCTGGAAAAAAACCATAAATGTCAGATAATGGCAAATTTGGATCCTTCTATTTTTGTGGACTTCTCTTTTATTACTCAGTAactattttccatttattataatgaaataaGGAGACTCAGCATTATATGGTTGTATATTATAGCCTAAAGATGAATAATTTGTGTTTGAAAGTATGTACATATTCTTATATTGATAACCCAAatgattaaattataaaaatgttgcaAATACAAGAAAGATATGTTATTTAATATGTCTACCTAcattgcaaaaaatatatatatataattccaatTTTTTCAGAGTTATCTTTATTATATTCTGGAAAGTAGACATtggacctttttttaaaaaaatattgttctaAAATCATCTGGCAGAGATTTTCATAACCTTCCTCTGTGGATGTtttgtaagaaaagagaaaaatgtttatgcTGATGTCTGGTTATTTCCTTCAAATTTGGAAGGAAATAATAAGTATTAACGAAATTCATTATCTGCATTATAAGAACAAAAAATGTTATACTTCTCTTgttaaataaaagtaagaaatgtCCTGTGATATTAAGACATTTCAAGTGATCTTGTTACCttttttgaggtttttaaatttcttttttctttatatatatatatatatatatgaggaatATATAGataagcaatatatatatatatatgcgcttCAGTCTACTCCACTTTTCATCACTGTACCTTAGTCCCTAAGTTTTATTCAGTCTCCACTCCGTACTCACAAAAACTTAGTCTCAATAATATAGGCTTTAAATCTTCCTTCCCCATTGTCTTTAAGGTGTAATCTTTCCTGTCTACTCCTCTTCAGAGTGATTCCCAGAGCCACCTCTGGTCTAATATGCTCTCAAATTATATAGATCTCCTGTCTATTGCTTTTCATAGTATATGATTGCCAAGGCCATTCCTGGTCTAGTATGCTCCCTTTGTATGAATTAGATAGAAGCAGACTCCACTCAGGGTAGAGGGATCACAAAAGGCTATTTCTCTAGACCTTTGTAGCCCTGAGAATTCAGGGATTGTCAGTGCATAGCAAAAAGCTTTTGAAAACATTTCCTAATCTATTTGGCATTAAATCATTGTCATATTACcagattaaaatgttttactttttcaattgGGATTCTAGGACTGTGCTCCAAAGAACAGAAGAGAGTATGGTTTGCAGATGGTATATTGCCCAATGGTGAAGTTGCAGATACAACAAAATTATCATCTGGAAGTAAAAGATGTTCTGAAGACGTTAGTCCTCTTTCACCTGATATGCCTGTGGTAAGGAATTCAAAGAATAACTTATtgactaaataaaattttatttcgtAGATAATTCCTGGTGTGATTAttagagtactttttttttttaaacactttgaGCTTCCTAAAATAAGAGATGTATTGATACATTTTAGATTTTATCgcctttaaaagaaaagagagatagtcttgctgtgttgtccaggctggagtgcagtggcataattaccACTCACTCCTGGGCTCGGGTgatgcttccacctcagcctcccaagtagctgggattacagatgtgagccaccatgcctggtttagactttactgtttaaaaaaaaaaaaaaaaagattttttttaaattacctttttttttttttaaaagagacatggtctcactattttgcctaggctggtctcaaactcctgatctttagtaatcctcccatctcatcctcctgagtcattgagattacaggtataaatcaccacacctggcagattttatctttttttttttttttttttgagatggagtctctgtcgcccaggctggagtgtattgacgcaatttcagctcactgcaacctcctcctcccgggttcaagtgattctcctgccacagcctcccgggtagctgtgattacaggcatccaccaccacacctggctaatttttgtatttttagtagagacgaggtttcaccatgttggccagctggtctcaaacttgtgacctcaagttatctgcccatctcggcctcctaaaatgctagttataacaggagtgagccaccacacctggcccagattttacttttttaaatgtcagtttaAGGGACTGGTTCTCACACTTTCGGCCTCAGGACCTCTTTATACTCTTAAAAGTTATTG
Protein-coding sequences here:
- the ZFYVE16 gene encoding zinc finger FYVE domain-containing protein 16 isoform X2, whose product is MDSYFKAAVSDLDKLLDDFEQNPDEQDYLQDVQNAYDSNHCSVSSELTSSQPTSLLPRDQQCVNSCTSSETSYETNESSLNEKSLKGLTSIQNEKNVTGLDLLSSVDGGTSDEIQPLYMRRCSKPICDLISDMGNLVHATNSEEDIKKLLPDDFKSNANSSIGLDLSSVSDTPCVSSTDHDSDTVREPQNDISSELQNREIRGIKELGIKVDTLSDSCNYSGTENLKDKKIFNHLEPIVDFNMSSALTQQSSKMFDAKDKLQHKSQPCELLKDDGLVKEEIDVAVITAAECLKEEGKTSALTFSLPKSEDLCLNDLNSRDENFKLPDFSFQEDKTVTFIKQSAQEDSRNLDLKDNDVIQDSSSALHVSGEDLQSSLSCLPVPGSMCGSLVESKAWGDFLPQHEHKDNIQDAATIHEEIQNSVVVGGEPFKETDLLKQEKCKNIVLQPLIEDRKIDPDQMVIRVASLDGGDTNSTVVESQEGLSGTNVLESSDCCEGFINTFSSNDMDGQDLDYFNIDEGTKSGTLISDAELDAFLTEQYLQTTNIKSFEENVNDSKLQMNQIDMKDLDDGNINNAYFNAEAGAIGESHGINIICETVDKQNTIENGLSLGEKSTIPVEQGLLTSKSEITNELSVSDINSQSVGGARPKQLFGLPSRTRSSKDLNKPDVPNTIESEPSIADAIVPVTCAVDSTADPQVSFNSNYIDIESNSEGGSCSVTANEDSLPENTCKEGLVLGQKQPTWIPDSEAPNCMNCQVKFTFTKRRHHCRACGKVFCGVCCNRKSKLQYLEKEARVCVVCYETISKAQAFERMMSPTGSNLKSNHSDECTIVQSPQENQTSSIPSPTTLPISALKQPNVEGLCSKEQKRVWFADGILPNGEVADTTKLSSGSKRCSEDVSPLSPDMPVTVNTVDHSHSTTVEKPNNETGDITRNEIIQSPISQVPSVEKLPINTGNEGLPTSGSFTLDNDVFAEIEEPSSATVALVNSNLPIAGISDYRLLCDINKYVCNKISLLPNDEDSLPPLLVASGEKGSVPVVEEHPSHEQIILLLEGEGFHPVTFVLNANLLVNVKFVFYSSDKYWYFSTNGLHGLGQAEIIILLLCLPKEDTIPKDIFRLFITIYKDALKGKYIENLDSITFTESFLSSKDHGGFLFITPTFQKLDDLPLPSNPFLCGILIQKLEIPWAKVFPMRLMLRLGAEYKAYPAPLTSIRGRKSLFGEIGHTIMNLLVKNISVDSLVFIHA
- the ZFYVE16 gene encoding zinc finger FYVE domain-containing protein 16 isoform X1; protein product: MDSYFKAAVSDLDKLLDDFEQNPDEQDYLQDVQNAYDSNHCSVSSELTSSQPTSLLPRDQQCVNSCTSSETSYETNESSLNEKSLKGLTSIQNEKNVTGLDLLSSVDGGTSDEIQPLYMRRCSKPICDLISDMGNLVHATNSEEDIKKLLPDDFKSNANSSIGLDLSSVSDTPCVSSTDHDSDTVREPQNDISSELQNREIRGIKELGIKVDTLSDSCNYSGTENLKDKKIFNHLEPIVDFNMSSALTQQSSKMFDAKDKLQHKSQPCELLKDDGLVKEEIDVAVITAAECLKEEGKTSALTFSLPKSEDLCLNDLNSRDENFKLPDFSFQEDKTVTFIKQSAQEDSRNLDLKDNDVIQDSSSALHVSGEDLQSSLSCLPVPGSMCGSLVESKAWGDFLPQHEHKDNIQDAATIHEEIQNSVVVGGEPFKETDLLKQEKCKNIVLQPLIEDRKIDPDQMVIRVASLDGGDTNSTVVESQEGLSGTNVLESSDCCEGFINTFSSNDMDGQDLDYFNIDEGTKSGTLISDAELDAFLTEQYLQTTNIKSFEENVNDSKLQMNQIDMKDLDDGNINNAYFNAEAGAIGESHGINIICETVDKQNTIENGLSLGEKSTIPVEQGLLTSKSEITNELSVSDINSQSVGGARPKQLFGLPSRTRSSKDLNKPDVPNTIESEPSIADAIVPVTCAVDSTADPQVSFNSNYIDIESNSEGGSCSVTANEDSLPENTCKEGLVLGQKQPTWIPDSEAPNCMNCQVKFTFTKRRHHCRACGKVFCGVCCNRKSKLQYLEKEARVCVVCYETISKAQAFERMMSPTGSNLKSNHSDECTIVQSPQENQTSSIPSPTTLPISALKQPNVEGLCSKEQKRVWFADGILPNGEVADTTKLSSGSKRCSEDVSPLSPDMPVTVNTVDHSHSTTVEKPNNETGDITRNEIIQSPISQVPSVEKLPINTGNEGLPTSGSFTLDNDVFAEIEEPSSATVALVNSNLPIAGISDYRLLCDINKYVCNKISLLPNDEDSLPPLLVASGEKGSVPVVEEHPSHEQIILLLEGEGFHPVTFVLNANLLVNVKFVFYSSDKYWYFSTNGLHGLGQAEIIILLLCLPKEDTIPKDIFRLFITIYKDALKGKYIENLDSITFTESFLSSKDHGGFLFITPTFQKLDDLPLPSNPFLCGILIQKLEIPWAKVFPMRLMLRLGAEYKAYPAPLTSIRGRKSLFGEIGHTIMNLLVDLRNYQYTLHNIDQLLIHMEMGKSCIKIPRKKYSDVMKVLNSSNEHVISIGASFSTEADSHLVCIQNDGIYQTQANSATGHPRKVTGASFVVFNGALKTSSGFLAKSSIVEDGLMVQITPETMNGLRLALREQKDFKITCGKVDAVDLREYVDICWVDAEEKGNKGVTSSVDGISLQGFPSEKVKLEADFETDEKIVKCTEVFYFLKDQDLSILSTCYQFAKEIAMACSAALCPHLKTLKSNGMNKIGLRVSTDTDMVEFQAGSEGQLLPQHYLNDLDSALIPVIHGGTSNSSLPLEIELVFFIIEHLF